Within Acidimicrobiia bacterium, the genomic segment TTGTTGAAGCGGTGGATCTCGTCGAGGAACAGAATCGTGCGCCCTCTGTCCTCCTCGATCCTGGCCCTGGCATCGGCGAGGATCGCTCTGACGTCCCGGACGCCGGCCGAGACGGCGGAGAGCTGCTCGAATCGGGCGCCGTTCTCCGCTGCGACGACCCTCGCCAGCGTAGTCTTGCCGGTCCCCGGCGGCCCCCACAGGATCATCGAGACGAGCCGTCCGGACTCGATGACCGATCTGAATGCAGCACCCGGCTCCAGGAGATGACGCTGCCCGACGATCTCCTCGAGTCGCCGGGGCCGCATCCTCGCTGCGAGCGGCGCCGCCGCGTTGCGTTTGTCCGCCCGCTGCTCCGAGAAGAGGTCCTCGGTCATGCCTCGGTCCAGGCGGCCCGCACCTCGGGACGCACGTCGATGCCGAGCTCGTCGAGTTGAGAGTCCTCGACTCGGCTCGGAGATCCGGTCAACGGGTCGGCGCCGGTCTGCGTCTTCGGGAAGGGCATCACCTCGCGGATGTTCGGCTCGTCCTGGATGATCGCAACCAGCCGATCGATGCCGATGGCGAAGCCGGCGTGCGGTGGAGTCCCGTAGCGGAGCGCTTCCAGGAACCAACCGAAGCGCCGTTCGGCGTCCTGTCTGGTGATGCCGAGCACGTCGAAGACCGCCGCCTGCACTTCAGGATCGTGGATCCTGACCGAACCCGACCCGAGCTCCGAGCCGTTCAGCACCATGTCGTACGCCCTCGAGAGCGCCGACTCGGGCGAGTCCCGCATCTCGGCGACGTCGTGGGGCGCCGTGAAAGGGTGGTGGGCGGGCGTGAGGCCTCCGTCGTCGTCGACGTCGAAGACGGGGAAGTCGACGACGAACAGGAAGGCCAGGTCGTCATGGCCGGTGGGCTTGCCGAGCTCGAGGCGCAGTTGCCCGAGCACCCCGGAGGCGACCCGCCTCGTGTCGGCCACGATCAGCAGCAGGTCACCAGGCGACGCTTCGAGTGCCCCGGCCACGCCGGCTCGCTCGCCGTCGGAGAGGAACTTGGCGACCGGGCTCCGCAGCGAGCCGTCGTCTTCGACGACCGCCCAGACGAGCCCGTCGGCACCAAGCCCCTTGGCGTGGTCGGTGAGGTCGTCGAGCGCCGCCCGGGAGAGCCCCCGTCGGCCGGCGTTGACCCCCCGAACGGTCCCGCCGCCGGCGAGCACGCCGGAGAACGCACGGAACTCGGTGTCGGCGAGGACGTCCGAGAGGTCGTGGATCTCCATCCCGAATCGTGTGTCCGGCTTGTCGGTCCCGAATCGGTCCATCGCCTCGGCGTACGTCAGGCGGGGAAAGGGTCTCTCGAGCTCGATGCCTCTCGTGGCCCGAACGACGGACACGGCGACGTGCTCCAGCGTCGCCAGCACGTCCTCCTGGCCCCAGAAGGCGCCCTCGATGTCGAGCTGGGTGAACTCGACCTGGCGGTCGGCACGGAAATCCTCGTCCCGGTAGCAGCGGGCCACCTGGTAGTAGCGCTCGACGCCCGAGACCATCAGGAGCTGCTTGAAGAGTTGCGGTGACTGGGGCAGGGCGTAGAAGTGACCGGGGCGGAGGCGGCTCGGCACGAGCATGTCTCTGGCGCCTTCCGGTGTCGACGCCACCAGCGTCGGGGTCTCGATCTCCGAGAAGCCGAGCTCGTCCATGGTTCGGCGCATGGCGGCGACCACGGCCGAGCGAGCCCGCAGGTTGGCCGCCATGCGAGGTCTTCGCAGGTCGAGGTAGCGGTACTGGAGGCGCTTGACCTCCTCGACATCCGACCGGTCGTCGATCTGGAACGGCAACGGCTGAGCCGGCGACAGAACGGTGACGTCGGCGGCGACGACGTCTATCTCACCCGTCGGCAGGTCGCGATTGACCGTCGCTTCGGGGCGCGGGCTCACGGTACCCGTCACCGAGATGCAGAACTCGTCACGCAGCCCGTGGATCACATCGGCGCGCCCGGGGAGGTCTCCCGGGTTGAGCACGACTTGCGCGATCCCGGTGACGTCCCGCAGGTCGACGAAGACGACGCCGCCGTGGTCGCGGCGGGCGTTCACCCATCCTGCGAGGGCGACGGTGCGTCCGACGTCGGCGGCTCGCAGCTCGCCTGCGTGAACCGTCCTCATCGGCTGCGTGGTCGCCACGATGGTCTCTCCCTGGATGCCGG encodes:
- the aspS gene encoding aspartate--tRNA ligase — encoded protein: MRTVHAGELRAADVGRTVALAGWVNARRDHGGVVFVDLRDVTGIAQVVLNPGDLPGRADVIHGLRDEFCISVTGTVSPRPEATVNRDLPTGEIDVVAADVTVLSPAQPLPFQIDDRSDVEEVKRLQYRYLDLRRPRMAANLRARSAVVAAMRRTMDELGFSEIETPTLVASTPEGARDMLVPSRLRPGHFYALPQSPQLFKQLLMVSGVERYYQVARCYRDEDFRADRQVEFTQLDIEGAFWGQEDVLATLEHVAVSVVRATRGIELERPFPRLTYAEAMDRFGTDKPDTRFGMEIHDLSDVLADTEFRAFSGVLAGGGTVRGVNAGRRGLSRAALDDLTDHAKGLGADGLVWAVVEDDGSLRSPVAKFLSDGERAGVAGALEASPGDLLLIVADTRRVASGVLGQLRLELGKPTGHDDLAFLFVVDFPVFDVDDDGGLTPAHHPFTAPHDVAEMRDSPESALSRAYDMVLNGSELGSGSVRIHDPEVQAAVFDVLGITRQDAERRFGWFLEALRYGTPPHAGFAIGIDRLVAIIQDEPNIREVMPFPKTQTGADPLTGSPSRVEDSQLDELGIDVRPEVRAAWTEA